The DNA sequence aaacattcctccaaaatgtttattctttggaggccaaaaaaaaaaatgccatttcatGAGTTGTGGATTTTTAACCTATAAAAGTAACAAAGTGACAGACTAAAATTAGACCTATCTTTTTCTCAAAAGGCTCAGAGTTCTTAAAGTGCCAGCCGTAAACactgaattattttgaaatgtagacATCTAGGCACTCTTTAACTCTGAAAAGGGACTCTAACTGCTAACAAGCAGGTTCACACAAGGCATTtatgggaggtgggggtgagcaGGCTAATAGGTAGTTCTGTCTCAGTCCCATTTTATAAATCAGGAGAGGAAACTCCCAGGCCCCGAATGCTGTGGTGGGGTGGTCAAGTCATTTACCCCTGAGTCATGGCCAGACGGTCCCTGTCTAGTAAGCGGAGTCAGACCAGCTTCCTGGTTTGAGCATGTTGCTCTGGGTGTTCTCTCTCAGGGTCAGAGAGCAATAGGACCAGCACCTGAGCCAGAAAATCAAGGCTTGTTAGAAAGGAAGGGACTTCAGAGATCATAACCCAATGCCCTCATCTCACAAAGAGGAAAAATACTCAGAAGTTAAAAAATTCCCCACCGAGGGCAGAGCCAGACAGGAGTCAAGGTCTGCAGACTCTCAGTCCTTGGTTCCTTGGGCTGTTAGTAGCACGCATTAAACAGAAGAGTTACaagaatgattttttatttttcccttaaagCTGTCATCACCGAGTGAAATGTTACCAGCTAGTCCTTTGACTAAGAAACTAAACCATTGGCATTTCTCACAAGCACTACTGGGTCCCCACCAATGGTAGCAGAGAGGCTGCTTTATTCTGGAAACCTCTGCTAGGCTTTAGCTGCGGATTGCTAGAATTTGCTTCCCTTCTGTCCCCAGGTGACGGAAACTGCCTCATGCACGCGGCTTCCCAGTACATGTGGGGTGTTCAGGACACAGACTTGGTTCTGAGGAAGGCGCTCTTCAGCACCCTCAAGGAGACGGACACACGCAACTTTAAATTCCGCTGGCAGCTGGAGTCTCTTAAGTCTCAGGAATTCGTGGAAACTGGGCTTTGCTACGACACCCGGGTATGTTGGGCTTCCTCCTCAAGCATCTATTGACAGAGCTCCATGGTGGGAAAAGTGCACCTCTGACCAGTCCCTGCTGTCAGGGAGCATATGGTTTGCTGGGTCACGTGAACTTGGCTAAGCAGAGTCAATGGAAAACACCAGAAACCTCCCATGGGATGAGCCCAAGGCCCTTGTCACTGCTGGGAGGCTCCCAGACAGCATCTTCCCAGCTGGAGAGTCATTTTAGAATGATCTTTCTGATCACGGGATTCCCTGTGGCATTTTGGCTGTTTGGGGGGGTTGATGGCCCTTCGCTTGCTTTACTGAGCCCGCCAGTCAGATTCAGGGGGCGCCTCCCCATCTTCGGTCACTAGGCTGAGACTTTGTGCGCAAGGAGCTTGGCGTGGTGCTTCAGCAGGGATTTTTCTGAAAGCAGGTGCTGTCCCCATGCTCTTCTGCTTCTGAGTTTGCCTTGTAGtgggaaaaattaaaggaagaaaaccaGAATGGGGGGAAAGCGGGTGATCATTTGAGTGATGATCTCAGGAAAGGGTAAAAGTAAGCTCAGTGATACCAGTGAATAATTATAGAGTGGAGCCAAAGTTGTTTTTTAATGCAGAGTACGTTCAATagtttctttcctctccccttaGAATTGGACCGATGAGTGGGACAGCCTCGTTAAGATGGCATCCGCGGACACACCCGCGGCCCGAGGTGGACTGCAGTATCATTCACTGGAAGAAATACACATATTTGTCCTTTGCAACATCCTCAGAAGGCCAATCATTGTCATTTCAGGTGAGATGCCCGCTGATGGCTTATCTGTGTTTAGGTGCCTTTCAGCTTTAATCCCTTACCTCTTAGCGTGACCCAAGTTCCAGGCGACTGTAGTTAAATGGACTCCCATGAAAGTCTCAGAGGGccttatcttttctttctctttccttaaaCAGACAAAATGCTGAGAAGTTTGGAATCAGGTTCCAATTTTGCTCCTCTGAAGGTGGGTGGGATTTATCTGCCTCTGCACTGGCCTGCCCAGGAATGCTACAGATACCCCATTGTGCTCGGCTATGACAGCCAACACTTTGTACCCCTGGTGACCATGAAGGACAGTGGACCTGGTGAGAAAACCAAACATCTATTCACATTTGTAACTGCTGGTGAATCCTGGTACACCCTGTTCTTACTGAACCTCAGGGTTTGCTCTTTGGCTCCTTTTTGAAAGCCTCATTTAAGAATATTAGTTTTATTCAAATAGAGTATTCTGTCATTTGTTTGATTAGCAACAATAATGCACTAGCACTAATCATAATGTCCCCCCACCCCGACTTGTTTTGTGTGTTGTTTGGGACCTACTTTGAGCATGTTAGTAGCAAATAGGAGATAATGTCTATTACTACCACCATTTCTTAATTAGCCCATAATACAGTGCCTGGCCTGGGGCAGGTAAATGTCTGGCAGGCTAGCTATTACTGTACTGTCTTAATGTGGAACTAATAGGGTACTTTATAAATGCTTTAGGtacaatatttatttcatttcatcttcacagcaTCCATGTGGATGCTATAAGCACGATAGCCTTACTGTACAGATGAGGcacctgaagctcagagaagttaagtaacttcccTAATGTCACAGAGCTGGATAGTGGCAGAGTTAGAATCTGAACTCAGGTCAGTCTGAATCTGAAGTGCAGTAATTTAACCAATAAGACCCGCTGCTTGGAGGCTGCTTAATATTCTGTGAACTTCCTGGAAACAgtgtattttatattagagtttaGCACGGTTTGTTTCCCCATTTGATTTTGTGGCTAGATAATACTTTTCGACTCGGTAATTGtatcctttctgttttttcaaaatGCAGTCGTTATATATATGTGACCTCACACAAAATCTTGTTTAGTAGAACCATTTTGCTTAcgtgttatttctttttccctcagAAATCCGAGCTGTTCCACTTGTTAACAGAGAGCGAGGACGATTTGAAGACTTAAAAGTTCACTTTTTGACAGATCCTGAAAACGAGATGAAGGAAAAGCTCCTGAAAGAGTACTTGATGGTGGTAGAAATCCCTGTTCAAGGCTGGGACCATGGTACCACCCATTTAATTAATGCTGCAAAGTAAGCAGTTTGTTCTTAGCTCTGTCCTGTGTCATCTTTAAGCTGCTTCTGCCTCAGAGACCAATAGTAAAGTTATTTGAAGCCAGTTTCCTCCAACGTGAAACAAATTTAGGGGCTTATGTGTGTCAGAGACAATCAGCTCAAGCAGCACTGACTTTGGTTTTCAAATTACAACAAGGAATTTTTCCAGAGGATTGTCCTGTGTATCTGGATGCTTGGAAGCCAGCATTGTGGCTTCAAAAAGTGCGTTCACATCaaggatactttttttttcttttaattgcccCAGTGCTAGACTAACATgtgaaaattcttagaaacaaaAGCCTCATTCTCCTGGCTTCTGGGTAAGGCAAACACATCACATGCAGGCTGGGCTGTAGAATGTGTTTCTGTAGCAGCCACATGAGTTGGCCACGTGGATCAGGGAGGAGAGACCCAGAGCGCGAGTTTATAGGTACTGAGATTGTAAACACTGGCTTGATGATAAAGAGATGCCTGTTTCCTAGAACTTGAAGTGCACAAGACCGAGAAGGCCTAAGCTAAACAATTTCTCAGCGTGGAGATGAACAAATTTCAGTGAGTCAGAAGTCAGTACGGAGTGCCTGTGGGCATGTCCACCTCTTAGTTACTGTTCATGGCAGTTAATGCTGATAGGCACCAGATgcacatttaaaattaataacagcAAAATACAGAATGCAACATTCCAGTATAGTTTGTGCTGGAAAGTAGACTTGTCCCAAATGAATACCCTGAAGAATGTTTCACTAGAAATTTCATCTCTGAGAACTTAGATAGTAAAAGTAACTATTTCAAAGAGGAATAGAGTAAGTATAGAAGCAGTCCCCAAGTAACCCTCTCTTTAGCATTATCTGTAATTTGGGGTGGAccaaaattaattaaatgagaCTGACTCTCAGAAGAGTGATGTCTTCTCAGCATTACTGGACTGTGTCACATTAGAGGCGCAAACTATCACAGACTGCATTTCAGTGGCTGGGTAGAAAGTTATTGCCACAATCcatattttcagtttgttctATAAGCTAATGATGTAATATTGTGTGtgggtctgtgtctgtgtgtgtgtttgtgaagtctcatatttttccttttgttctttaggTTGGATGAAGCTAACTTACCCAAAGAAATAAACCTGGTAGATGATTACTTTGAACTTGTCCAGCACGAATACAAGAAGTGGCAGGAAAACAGTGAGCCGGGACGGAGAAACGCGCACCCCCAGAATCCTCTGGACCCTTCAATCCCCCAGCTTTCTCTCATGGACATCAAATGTGAGACACCCAACTGCCCATTCTTCATGTCCGTGAACACCCAGCCTTTGTGCCACGAGTGCTCAGAAAGGCGGCAGAAGAACCAAACGAAAGTCCCAAAGCCCACCTCCAAGCCGGGTCCCGAGCTGCTCCCCGGCCTGGTGCTTGGGACCTCCCGGGGGGAGGTCTGGAGTCCCGCGGAGCCCGCCGGAGGCCCCCACTCAGCCCCTCCGACGGCACCCAGCCTCTTCCTGTTCAGCGAGACCACGGCCATGAAGTGCAGGAGCCCCGGCTGCCCCTTTACCCTCAACATGCAGCACAACGGCTTCTGCGAGCGATGCCACAACGCCCGGCAGCTGCCAGCAGGCCGCCCCGCGGACCCCGCGCGGCTTCCCGACCCGGGCAAGTGCCGAGCCTGTCTCCAGGATGTCACCAGGACGTTTAATGGCATCTGCAGTACTTGCCTTAAAAGGACTACAGCCGAGGCCGCCCCGAACCTCAGCTCCAGCGGCTCCCTGTCCTTCCACCAGCGCTCCAAGTCCGACCCCTCGCAGCTGGCCCAGAGCCTGTCCCCACATGCCTGCCGCAGAGCCGGGCCCGAGGCACCCGCCGGTCACCACTCCCCGGCCACACGGACTCCAGGGGAAAGGATGGGGACCAGTAAGTGCAGGAAAGCGGGCTGCGTGTACTTTGGGACCCCAGAGAACAAAGGCTTTTGCACACTGTGTTTCATCGAGTACAGAGAAAATAAACGTGAGTGTGACGATGGGTTTCCTCTCCTCTGTTTAAAAACACCCGAGTAAAAGGCTGTATGCCCCTTAACTTCAAGAAGGGAGCCCCCTCTGGGCCGTGGGGGAGAGTGTGGCTTGCCTGGGGGCAGAATCCCAGTAGTTCTTCCAGCATGCTTCGAAGTAAAATCACAGAATAGCATGTTCCAGGATCCACAGAGCTCTGTGCAGAGTTCAGAGAATGTGTTTTATAAGGTCATGCAATGCAGTGTTTGTAAGGTAGAGTTCAAACAAGACTTCTTTTGAAACTCAAGCGAACGAGAGAAAATTCAAAATCTGAAGAGCAGTAACTGAAAAgagggtttccctgctggctccaatggtaaagaatccgcctgcagtgcaggagacccgggttcaatccctgggtcaggaagatcccctggagaaggggatggcaacccactccagtattcttgcctagagaatcccatggacagaggagcctggtgggctacagtccgtgaggtcaaaaagcatcagacatggctgagtgactaacacacagacagcTGGAAAGAGGGTGGTCTCTACTGACTACATAAGAACGCCTTTGTGGTTTTAGAAATATCAAATCTGAAAGAAGGATGGGCACTCAATGTCTCTGCTTGTTCTGTGGCTGTGACCTACCCGTACAGCGTGTTCCAAAGAGAGACTTGTAGAGTCAAAGATGTTTTAATTACAgtcttgtttctgttgtttattttgcTGAGTGTCTGAAAGGTTGCTCTCCTAGAGTGCAGCCGGCCTAATCTGTGTCAGAAAACTGTCCCTCTGCTGGCTGGCCCGTACGTGTTCCTGATGAGCCTCCCCTCTCTTGCAGATTTAATCGCTGCCTCTGGGAAAGCCAGTCCCACAGCCTCCAGGTTCCAGAACGCAGTCCCCTGCCTGGGCAGGGAATGTGGCGCCCTTGGTAGCACCGTGTTTGAAGGATACTGTCAGAAGTGTTTCATTGAAGCTCAGAATCAGAGATTCCATGAAGCAAAAAGGACTGAAGAGCAGCTGGTGAGACCTCTCGAGGGACTTCCCCCTGTCCTTCAGGCCCAGCCTCCTTCCCGGGGTGATAAACGGGCTTTTCTCCCTGCCGAGTTCCAGGGAAAAACCAGGGGAAAAGtcagcctggcccccaggcttGGACGTGCAGTAGTTCCTATTGATTTTCATGGCCTAAGTTTACTTTTGAATTCATTTGAAGAAGCAAATGAAGCTAGGCATGGAATAAAACCCATGAAAGCCTCTGAGAAGCCAGATGGTGATCAGAGACTTCTTGGATTTGTAGCAGAAGTACAGGCCTCTTAGTGGCCAGCAGGCTTCCTTAACTAATAACTAATCCTCTGTCATGAGATCCAAGGAGGAAGCAGATTGCCCCAGGTGCCTCCACTTACTGGCCGAAAGAAAGCAAGCATTTATTGATAGATGTCTTGCCTATTGGTTGGTAGATGATAGGGAATCTATCTGAGTGAGGATAGCTTAGTATTCACACAATTACTATTCACGCAAACAGAAACTGGCCTCTGTGTTAGGGTTGGTGGTTCCCCTGGGCCTCTCTGGGGCCAAGGTCTGATTTCATGGGATGGGGAAAAGCGGTCCTTGGAGACTCCGGTCCCCAGGCTGCCACCTGTCCCCTTGGACAGGCAGATGCCCCTCGCCTCACCAGGCCCTTTGTAGGACCCACACTGTCAGTTGAATAGGGTGCCTTGTTCTCCCTGCAATGCATGATGACAGTTCTGTCTGCTCTCTCCACCCAGAGGTCAAGCCAGCGCAGAGACTTGCCCCGAGCCTCACAGAGCGCCTCCAGGCCCAAGTGCGCACAGGCCACCTGCCGGAATGTGCTGGCCTGCTGCAGCCAGGAGCTCTGCATGGAGTGCCAGCACCTCGGCCAGCGAACGGGCACCAGCGCCCGCCGGCCAGAGCACAGCCCCGAGGAGCCCCCCACGCCGCGCTGCCGGGCCCCCGCCTGCGACCACTTCGGCAACGCCAAGTGCAACGGCTACTGCAACGAGTGCTTTCAGTTCAAGCAGATGTACGGCTAACCCGACCCAGggggccagccccaggccccgaGGGGCCTAGAGCCTTAGCCCGCGGGGTGCCATCCTCTCTCGGCGCCGCTCCCGAAGGCCCTACCCTGCAGGGTGGGCCTGGGCTGTCTGTGAGCGGGGGACGAAAGACGAGCTCCGGTCTCCAGCCAGGAATCTGAGCAAAGCGTGTGACGGGCCGCGGGTTGCGCGGGGTCAGCCCGGAGCCGCTGCTCCTCCAACCCTTCCAAGCAGAAGGCTGGAAACCTCCAAGCCAGGACTGCCCCACCGTcttcagagaaaagggaaaagacgCAGGGTCCGGCTGGACTGGGGAACCCAGGGCCAGTCCCCTGCCGTCCCTCAGCGTCTCTCGGAGACGGGGAGCTGAGGCTGCGGGGCCTGCAGGCCCTCTGCGGGAAACTCAGGAAGCTCGGGGAGCGCGGCCAGACTCAGCATCAGCCGGCCGCGGCTTCTCCCCACCGGCCTCACTCTCTCCCACGGACACGGCAGAAGCAGAACCATCCAGActgtgatgctgaggctgaacacgttcataaaaaaaaagcaaaccagcTGCTCTTCACAATAGGCACCTTTCAAGACTCAGAACATGTTAGCGGGCAGATGGGCAACTCTTGGTTACCGCTGTCTTTACTTCTAAAGTTAACTCAAACTGAGGTGTGCATACCGTTGTGTACATATATCACGGCCTCTTATATTCTGTatgaggggattttttttttttttttttggtcatgttgAGATGCTGCCCTAGAAGTTTTAAGAGGACTGACTAATAATAATAACCTATTTTCTGGTTGTTGTTGGGGCGGGCACCTCTCATAGACACAGCTTGCATGAACTCCACCAGCTGCTCTGTGAAATGGAAATTCCTGTGtaaatcactttatttattttattacaaactTTAAGGTTATTTAAGTGAAGATGTTTCTTCTGGTCTTCAGAAAATGCTGTGGTGTCCTCTTGAGATAACATAAGACTGACTATCAGAGGCAGGCAAGTTCCTGATCACGGTGGGGGAGTCGGCCTTCTCCGTGCACTTTGCTTGGCTTCCCTAGGAAAGAAACAGTCTCTTCCGCAGTGAATCCATTAAAATCTCACGCTTTCTGGTGAGACTTTTGGCCAGAGCCACTTCCCAGCCCTTCAGTGAGAAGCCATTCTCCACAGTGTATAAACGGTTCTGTGTATCCTACCTCCTCAGACAGATAGTGGGGAAGGAACAGGGGTGAGATCAGGGAAGGTCACGGGGAAGGACGTTGCCTTTGACGAAGGGTTTGTTTGCTGTGTTCACGCTGTGTCCTGGGGTGCGGGGCGCTGACCTTGCAGCCAGCTTCACATTGGAGCAGCACAACCTTGGAACCAGGAGGATGAGGAAACCTCTCTGTCCTTGGCCTGCAGCCTCTCTCTGTGTTTTATGTTACTGTCATACTTgtgctagaaaagaaaaaaaaaaaaaaagggaaacacaTTGTCCCCAGAGGTAAAGGCTGCTATTTTTCTTGTTGTTGGTCTGGACTTATGACCTGGAAATCTTGGCAACCTGTACCTAATGCCCCACAGCCTTTGCTGGTCTGATGTGATGTGTTTTCCTCTTGAGAATCCATACACCTTTTCCCTGGGCATATCCCTTTATGTCTTTCTAAAGATTTCAAATAAATGTCAgtgttttcatttagttcttttaaagtttctattttaatattttatgtgtatcaatattttcattcttaatgTGAATAAGTGGAATTATTTATGCTTATTATACAAAACATTTGAAATTTGCACATTGAATTGTCTCTAATAGAAAACCGTTGACTCTCCTCTATTGGCTTTCTTCAAGTTTTCCtaaatttaaatgtaactttTCA is a window from the Cervus canadensis isolate Bull #8, Minnesota chromosome 33, ASM1932006v1, whole genome shotgun sequence genome containing:
- the TNFAIP3 gene encoding tumor necrosis factor alpha-induced protein 3 — translated: MAEQLLPLALYLSNMRKAVKIRERTPADIFKPTNGIIHHFKSMHRYTLEMFRTCQFCPQFREIIHNALIDRNIQASLESQKKLNWCREVRRLVALKTNGDGNCLMHAASQYMWGVQDTDLVLRKALFSTLKETDTRNFKFRWQLESLKSQEFVETGLCYDTRNWTDEWDSLVKMASADTPAARGGLQYHSLEEIHIFVLCNILRRPIIVISDKMLRSLESGSNFAPLKVGGIYLPLHWPAQECYRYPIVLGYDSQHFVPLVTMKDSGPEIRAVPLVNRERGRFEDLKVHFLTDPENEMKEKLLKEYLMVVEIPVQGWDHGTTHLINAAKLDEANLPKEINLVDDYFELVQHEYKKWQENSEPGRRNAHPQNPLDPSIPQLSLMDIKCETPNCPFFMSVNTQPLCHECSERRQKNQTKVPKPTSKPGPELLPGLVLGTSRGEVWSPAEPAGGPHSAPPTAPSLFLFSETTAMKCRSPGCPFTLNMQHNGFCERCHNARQLPAGRPADPARLPDPGKCRACLQDVTRTFNGICSTCLKRTTAEAAPNLSSSGSLSFHQRSKSDPSQLAQSLSPHACRRAGPEAPAGHHSPATRTPGERMGTSKCRKAGCVYFGTPENKGFCTLCFIEYRENKHLIAASGKASPTASRFQNAVPCLGRECGALGSTVFEGYCQKCFIEAQNQRFHEAKRTEEQLRSSQRRDLPRASQSASRPKCAQATCRNVLACCSQELCMECQHLGQRTGTSARRPEHSPEEPPTPRCRAPACDHFGNAKCNGYCNECFQFKQMYG